Proteins from a single region of Myxococcales bacterium:
- a CDS encoding efflux RND transporter periplasmic adaptor subunit, giving the protein MLASLVLAATACSPGDTEGPPPSVAVALGTLERIVVATGTLEPERMVDVRPRISGIVQKIYVQDGDLVKAGQILVEIDSDLLEVRLREVHADLETSKIEMRYAALAQSRADVLKQAGTMPDQEYDDTNARNERAVASVTRSKALVSRLEVELRYATVRAPMDGIILEIPIEEGSAVSSVLAVTGGTSLLTLASTTALHLEGQVDENEIARVVVGQPARIRTEAFGSIRTFAGTVRRISPIGTRVQNVTYFEVEVEVDDVDARGLLPRMSADADIVTEIATDVLWVPETALHYEGDEIYLSRAPTEAENPGGRLSVKLGIVEGDRVQLLSGAAEGDLVLLR; this is encoded by the coding sequence ATGTTGGCGAGCCTTGTCTTGGCTGCGACGGCCTGCTCCCCTGGGGATACCGAGGGTCCACCGCCAAGTGTAGCCGTCGCATTGGGCACCCTTGAACGCATCGTAGTCGCCACCGGAACCCTCGAACCCGAGCGCATGGTGGACGTCCGCCCCCGCATCTCGGGGATCGTTCAAAAAATCTACGTTCAAGACGGTGATCTGGTGAAGGCAGGGCAGATACTTGTCGAGATCGACAGCGACTTGCTGGAAGTCCGCCTGCGAGAGGTTCACGCCGATCTTGAAACCTCGAAGATCGAGATGCGCTATGCGGCGCTGGCGCAGAGTCGCGCGGATGTGCTGAAGCAGGCCGGAACGATGCCGGATCAGGAGTACGACGATACGAATGCGCGCAACGAGCGAGCGGTTGCCTCGGTTACCCGCTCCAAAGCCTTGGTATCGCGCCTGGAGGTCGAGCTGCGCTATGCGACAGTGCGCGCGCCCATGGACGGAATCATCCTGGAGATACCGATCGAAGAAGGCAGCGCCGTCTCTTCGGTGCTCGCTGTCACCGGCGGAACATCGCTACTGACCCTGGCCTCGACGACGGCCCTTCATCTAGAAGGCCAGGTGGATGAAAACGAAATCGCGCGGGTTGTCGTCGGGCAGCCAGCAAGAATCCGTACCGAAGCATTTGGTTCAATCAGAACCTTTGCGGGCACCGTTCGACGTATCTCTCCAATTGGAACGCGAGTGCAGAACGTCACGTACTTTGAAGTCGAAGTTGAAGTCGATGACGTGGATGCCCGGGGTCTACTGCCTCGGATGTCCGCGGATGCAGATATCGTGACAGAAATCGCGACCGATGTGCTCTGGGTCCCGGAGACGGCGTTGCACTACGAGGGAGACGAGATTTACTTGAGCCGCGCCCCGACGGAAGCTGAGAATCCGGGAGGTCGTTTGAGCGTGAAACTTGGAATCGTCGAGGGCGATCGCGTTCAGTTGTTGAGCGGCGCTGCCGAGGGCGATCTCGTTCTGCTGCGATGA
- a CDS encoding ABC transporter ATP-binding protein: MTASVVSLRNVSKVYSSGRVEVRALDDVSLEIFSGELLAIMGPSGSGKTTLMEVLGCLMQPTSGSYYFNGRSIESFAPDELASLRGEEIGFIFQAFNLLPRLNAIENVELPLSYRDVRRKQRHERAREVLVRVGLEARMKHLPSELSGGERQRVAIARALVNHPSFILADEPTGNLDSKTGGEIMDLLHELRSAGSTIVMVTHDERLGAAAERRLFIRDGQVQSEAEPLEA; this comes from the coding sequence ATGACCGCCTCCGTAGTTTCGCTCAGGAACGTCAGCAAGGTTTATTCGAGTGGTCGGGTCGAGGTGCGCGCGCTCGACGATGTAAGCCTCGAGATATTTTCGGGGGAGTTGCTCGCCATCATGGGGCCTTCCGGTTCCGGCAAGACAACCTTGATGGAAGTACTCGGATGTCTGATGCAACCGACGTCCGGCAGCTACTACTTCAACGGTCGCTCGATCGAAAGCTTTGCGCCGGACGAGCTGGCAAGTCTGCGGGGTGAAGAAATCGGGTTCATCTTTCAGGCTTTCAACCTGCTCCCCCGCTTGAATGCGATCGAGAACGTTGAACTGCCCCTGAGTTACCGAGATGTGCGTCGCAAGCAACGTCACGAAAGGGCGAGAGAGGTTCTGGTTCGCGTCGGTCTCGAGGCGCGGATGAAACACTTGCCTTCGGAACTCTCGGGTGGAGAACGACAGCGCGTCGCGATTGCGCGCGCCCTCGTCAATCATCCCAGTTTCATCCTGGCCGACGAGCCCACGGGAAATCTCGACTCGAAGACCGGGGGTGAGATCATGGATCTGTTGCACGAGCTCAGGAGCGCGGGAAGCACGATCGTGATGGTGACCCACGACGAGCGGCTCGGTGCAGCGGCCGAACGGCGCTTGTTCATTCGCGATGGTCAAGTCCAATCCGAAGCAGAACCACTAGAGGCGTAA